The region GGGGAGGATGAGGCTGCCTGTTACTGGAAGGATGAGCAGGTTTGTTGCAATTAAAAGTGTTGTTCTTGCCCTAGCGTCTCTTTGGgcgaaaaggaaaggaaagagccaGGTTTGAACTCTTCACTTCAGCATCCTTCGGGGGAAAGAACCTGCTGTTCCGGGATGCCACTCAGCACCTGCAGCTTCTTGAGGAGCAGCTAGAGATTGCCTATGTCCTTGGTCTGGATTATGTAGCTCTCCTTAAGGGACTTGGCCATGAAGGTGAGAAGCCTTCCAGAGGACTGCAGCTAAGGAACGAGAAGAAAAAGTTCTCTTTCCATGTTATTCCTCTCTGCCAGGCACAAGTGCATAGACCTAAATGTCCCCTTAGCAAAGAACAGATTGGTGCATAGGTGACATAATCTCACTGTGCTCCTTCCTTCTAATGCAGGGAGCTCTTTGGACAACAGTGTTGTGCGCTGGTGCTGCATCAGTGACGCTGAGCTTCGCAAATGTGAGGAGTGGGCACTGAACATCAAACCCTACCCATTAGTCTGTGTCCAAGCAACTTCCATGACCAAATGCATTGAAATGATCAAGGTAGGAGACTCCCTCTGGTCCGATTATATGATAAGACTGCATAGGGTGTGTATGTCCTTGTCTGAGCTGAACAAGAGGAAAACCAGCTTGTACACTAGAGGACCCAGTGGGAATGAGAGGGAATTTATGCAGGGGAATTTCCAGCCAGTGGGGAAGTACAGCTGCTTGGTTACACAATTCATGCAAAtcctgttttgttattttctataaTGCTGTTGGCAGAGTAGTGAGGCTGATGCAGTCACCCTGGACGCAACACATGTCTACATTGCAGGGAGGTGTGGATTGGTTCCTGTAGCTGCAGAATGTTATGGTAAGTTCTCACATGACCTTAGCATAAGGGAGGGAATCAAAAAAGTACCATTAAAAATATAGTTAAATTTCCAGTTGGTGATGTTTTGTGATGGAAGCAGGAATCAATATATATGTCCAAATACTCTTCCCAGCTCTTCCACTAACTGGCTCTAGCTTTTGGTCTGGCTGTTTATTATATCTCTCTTGTAAAAGTGACAGAGATGCTGACATAGCTCAAGAGGATTGCAAGGTTTTTGATGGGGTGCTGCCATGTAATAGGAATGACAGCAGTCACAAGATCCTTAATGGTTGTTTCTCCTCTCCAGGGGGAGATTGTGCCCTGGCTGCTaagagcacagaggaaacaggGAAACTAATTCATCTGAAGCGCAAAGGTAACAGGACAACTTGGAGAAGGCAAAAGGTTTAGATTTTCCTGAGGCTGCGTCTAGGATTTATGTAGGAATGTATTTGCATGTTGGTTTGGGAAAGAAATTGCTGTGCATGTTCAGTAGGAGCTTTACAGATAATGCCGGGCTCCTAGGACAAGAGCTTTGTGCCTAAGCAAAGAATGCAGATCCTCTACTGTAACTGAAGGTATCGTGACAGGATGAAGGAGGGAAGATAGGGGCTGTACCTGTCTGGAATACTTAATTGCCTTGGTATAACTGGTTATTGTCATTGTTTTACAGCACTGCCACCAGTTTATGCTGTTGCCCTAGCTAAGAAAAATGCCAAACAGATTAACATCCATAACCTTAGGGGAAGGCGATCCTGCCACAGTCACCTGTATAGTCCTGGAGGATGGTTACTGCTTTCCAGATACACAGTGGGAGCTGTGGAGAATGATACTGAGAACTGTGACATTGGCTCTGGTAAGGGCTTCTCTGGGTTATCTGTTCACTAGACCATGGAAATCTTGAAGCCCCAGATTTGGGATTAAAATGGAGATGGGGCCATGAGGATTTGACCAGCAAGTGATGACTGCAGTCTCAGCAATTCCTTGAAGCAGCTCTTCTATCTGACTATGTTGGATTCTTCACACTGTTTAGCCCTCTTCTTGCTAGCTATTAGGGTGGAATTCCATTCCTGTCTTTTCCCATGCATGAAGAAGACGCTTTGGAATACCTTGCCCTAATCTCACCTTAGTTTTCTCTACTCAGTTTATCAGAATTACTTTTGGAAGGGCTGCATGCCAGGAGCAGATGGAAACCTGTGCAAGGTGTGCATTGGAGACAGTGAGGTGGAAGGGGCTCGAGTATCTAGCAGATGTGCTGCAAGTCACAACGAACGTTACTATGGCAATATGGGAGCACTCAGGTAAGCCTTTTGTCAGAGTCAGAAATGCAGAGCAATAGCCAGAATTGGCTTATTATTTTGCTGATGATTTTCTTTAGAGTTTTTTTGTTAAGCAACTGGCTGTATGCTAgcatgtattttgttttggttgcAATTGCTAAGGGATGTTCAGCTGACTGGTGATTTAAAACAGTCATGAAACCGTTTCCAGAGCAAGACAATGCTTCCAAACATGTAAGGCTTAGAGCATTGGTACTCATTCATTAAAGAGAAGGGATGAAAGATAGTTAGAAGGTCAGTGATCAGAGGTGATGTGGTAAGAAGCAGTGTAAGGTATAAGAGGTAATTAAATAgactggagatattaaaaaaacatagttgaagcagaggcagagaagacTATTAAAGGTGAAAGCACTCTTATAGAATATATACAATACATTTGGTTGAATTATGTTCTCTTTCCTGGCTAGGCACAGGTGAGGCTGCATGGACATTGTGCCACAACTTTGACTTAGGAGCTGCTTTAAGGGATGAAAGGGATTGTCTTATCAAATATGTGAACACTGTCTGCCAAGGTCTATACTGACATCACTAACTTGTTCCATATAACCACCAAGTAAATACAGATGAGGGGGATACTTCCAGCTACTCCTGTTTTAGCTTCAGATGATTGTCCAAATGTCAGTCATTGTGTAGTGGCTGTCTCTGataacttctcattttttttcctgcactagGTGCCTAGTTGGCAATCCCAGTGGAAGAAGCTTTGGAGATGTAGCTTTCCTGGAACACTCTAACCTGCTCAAGAACATAGAGAGTGAGATGCAgatattctctttttctttgagaatGTTCATTACCATCAGTTACTTCCCACACAGTGACTATCACTCATGAGGATCAGCTTTTACAGGTTTAATCTAGGTTCATGAAGTTGTGTTTGTGACTGGAAAATTGCAAGAACCTTCCTGCATGTAGGTGTTCCAGTAAAGCTCAAAGTTCAGATACTGTTCAGTTttagagaggaaagaggaagaaccACTGAGTGCAAAGATCAAGGTGTGTGTTGGGGGGGATCCTTGGAGCATCCTTGGGGCATCCTTGGAGACTGCACTAATTTTTGGAAAGCtcaaagctttaaaaagcaagcGACCTTTCCCACCAGACTTTCTCCCATAGGCAGGCATAGTGCGTGTACCCGTTGTTTTTAATCAGAGTTTCAAGAATGAAAATGGCAGGTAAGGGCAATGCTGTGGGCTGTTTGTGCTGGGAGATGTTCTATGGCTTCATCATGACATGGCAACTTCCTCGTGTTGTTTCACAGGCACTTATGGAATAAGCAGTCCAAATAGCTTAATAggtaaaaatactgcaaattattttgcctttcacAGTTTCTAAAACAACATGTTACTATACTGTGACATGTTTAAATTCCTCTGGGAAATACTGATCTTTGCAACAGTCTAGCAATTGGATTTTGTTGATGAAAATGGTTTTGGTTACAGTAGCTTAAATCCTCTCAATTTCTTAAATTATGCCTACTGCTCTAATGGCCAAAACACGCTGCCTTTTCATAGAGGTGAAGAGAAAGGGAACCCCCATTTTTTTCAGCCTGATAAAGCAGACTGAAATTCTAATTTAGGCAATTTCAGTAACAGAAGAGACTTTTCTGAGAGAGGAATCTGTAAAATCAAGTGGAGGTATAAGGGCCTGGAAATCCACAGGAATTCACGCAGCCATGAGCAGTTTGTTTGGGGAAGCAAAGGATATGCAGGCtgaattgctttgttttcagaaagtgaTCTGATTACAGATGAAGATGAGGCATAATAAGCTGTTCGTATACCTTGATGTTACTCTAGTTGATAGGTGCAGCTTAAGTTCTCTGACCTGTTTCCTCAGTGAAAACACTACCCTGTTCCTAATAAATGACCACGTAGCATGCTGCGTTTGTTTTGAACATATTGACTAAACTTCTTCCTCTCAATTGTTAACATTTTGCATGAGATTCACCTTGTCTTCTGCTTTcgttttttaaaaggcatttgctttcacttcatcttcttttcagATCTGGACAGCTCTGGTTGGGCAAAAGGTTATACCCCTGTTGACTTTGAACTCTTGTGTCCGGATGGAACGCGTGCTGCAGTCACAGAATGGGCAGGCTGTAACCTTGGCCCCATTCCCCCCAGCACAGTCATGACTCGACCAGTCACTGTCACTAAAATCTATGACTTTCTAATGAAATCCCAGGTAAGGCAGATAACAGGGAAAAAGTTAGCATGTTATCACTTGTTATGTACGACCACTGAAAACTCTTTCAAAATCAAAAGCTTTATATACTAAATACATAAAATGCCTTCAGGTCCAATATGAAAGAATTAAGAATGTGCATAGGAGattgagaaaataattacttGGATTCTCTAAAGGGGCATTTTGGCACCAGTTGCCATTCTGCAGTGGTCATACTTTTGCTGAGAAATAAGCCACTGCAAAACTGCATCTTTTTGTATGAATAAGGACAGTGCTAGGTGAAAGTGGAACCTTTTTTCTGCTAGATCTTGCTATAAAACTGAGGGTCACCAGCTTAACCTTGCTCTTTATGATCCAAGCTGTGGAACTTACTTCTTTTCTGTTTAGGAATCTCTGGGAAGCAAACTGGATTCTGAATTCCATCTCTTTCAGTCATGGAAGTATGGTGAAAGTGATCTGCTTTTCAAAGATACTACACAGTACCTCTTTCATGCAAGTCACATGAGCTATCAGGAAATTCTTGGAGGGTCTTTCTTTCAACTGGCAGAATCAGTGTTTAATTCTACACCTGCAGGTAAAGTCACGTTCTGAATTTTGAGTtagagaaaaatgcaaagcaggaAGCCTTCTGTGCATAGCTATTGCCCTTCTGTTTAGACTGAATGGAGAAGTATGTTCTACGTAATCCTGTTAGTAACAATTTTCCAAGCAGTACTGTGTTTGGAGCTCCTTTAGACCCTCTTACAACTCCTATCCAAAAGCACTGAAACTGGAGCTCTGCAGGAACAGAATAACCGATACATTTTAGAGCAAATATGAGGTTATTGAAATAGAACTGTTTTACTCCCACTCTGAAATTTTCCCCTTCAATTCCAAAGATCAGTTCTGGGAAAAGGGAATATAATGTTCATTTGGATATGCCAAACTTGGGAAAAAGATAagaaattttatcttttattattttattttatcttttatttattttattcttgaatTAACCTCAAAATaagttaaataatttcctttttaaaaagagtgCACTAGAGAACTCAAGATCAAACCTTTTATAAACTTAAGGGTATtggctttttcattattttccactgaaagctgtatgaAGTATGCATTTAGCTATCACTAAAACTGAAACTGTCTATGAGCCAGGGTCAAGCTGTTTTGGGATCTGAAAATCTGTATTGAAGTAAATGAAGATTACACAGTAAGTTAGACTTCTGGGAGTCTAAGTTGTTAAAGAACTGGAATTCAAAAGGGAAATTTTACCTCTATTCTGCTGCTTTGGTGAATAGTATCTGaggaatttgttatttttaaagctgacagCATCTTTAAGTCTATACTTTCTTACTGGTTTGTAGGCATCTTAGACTTCTGCAAACAGGATATCTGTGCATCCTCATCAAACTGACAGCTAATACTGAGGCTTTGCAAGGCACATACACCACCATCGATGTTGAAAACAAGGAAATATGCAAGTCCAACCTATCCAAAGCAATCAGCAAGGAAACAGTCATCTCTAGAAATGTATGCTGAATactcttcttgtctttttttttttttaaagcagattttgttTATGATAATGTAATACTATTCATATGTCACCCCTTTCTTGTTTTGGAGCATGGCATCATGTGGATCAGCAATTCTGTACCAGTACTATGGAGAAATCAGCATTTTTGTGGAAATAGCAGGGCCAGTATCATGGACTAAAATACTGACTGTCATGAGTGGCACAGGTTAGTCAGTAGCAGTTTGCCTTGCTTGTCTTATAAACTGTTTCCatgcgaaaaaaaaaaaaaaaatcagctgacaTCTTGATAGTTGCAGCATTGTCCTCCTATATCCGTGATTTTGGTTGCAGCTAGATAGTCCTTGCTGAATACACATATATGCTATAGGATTTATATGTAATTGCTATCAGAGCCAGtagtcttttttgcttttaactgggaagaatgtatttgcttttctaaCCAAGGATTTATTCTagtaaatcaaaacatttttctctctcaaattaATGTATTAAGGCATCTGATAGCCAGCAGAAGTGGATGCTTGCAGCCTTAAGGTGAAGGAAAGCAATGAATATTCATCCTTGTCAAAAACTCCAACCATTACCTCATAGTACTTTGACACTTTGaatctgtgattctatgaagtgtCAAAATATGATTTATCAATTAAACAGCATTGGTTTTTACAAGCAGAAACTGCCTGAACATGATATGAAGCCTTTTGAACAGAATGTATCATGTATTCATTTTTCCTGTTAGTGGCTAAAGAGTTAGAGAGGATGGCTCTTCACGGGCAAGGCTCATTTCAGTTTGCAAGAGTGTTATCACCTTCTGCTCCCATGCACCCTGAACCAGGCAAGgttaagatttttaattaaaaaaattaaaaaatccttcacCCAAAACTTTCCAGTCCTTGCTACATATATTGCAGTTGTATTAACCTCAGCTAGCAATAAATGAGATGTAAATAGTGAAGACAGGCCAGCTGCAATAGAGATAAAGTCAATGTATCtgccataaaaaggaaaaaaacatttaaaaaccccTCCACCAAAACCACTGCTAAGAATACCTGGTTTTAAACGGTTTGTTCCATGCCTAGCTTGTCTTTCCTATTCTTTGACTCAgttgcctctctcctcccccttttcacttcctgagaaagaaaaaatttgcactctgagcagcagcaagggTTTTAGATTCAGCGCATCTTAGCCGAGACTgttctcttttctcatttgtcCCATTGTTTGACATTGACTAATCAAACAACAGAGAGAGGATGAAAGTCCAAACTCATCTACCTTTCAGAGAAAAAGGGGAGAGGTAAACAGTGAATGAAGCAAGTCCCAGTATGGTAACAGAACAAAATCCTCATATACTGTGTTGCAGCCAGCAAGCTGTAGCCCTGAAGAAGCGGGGGAACAGCAGGATGTTTGTTTAGGTCTCTGAGGTGCTCCTTCGCTTTCTTTACTGGAGCTTACATGCCATCTGCGGGACCCACGTAACACTGCACTTCAATCAGAGAAGGGTGTTATGAGAACAGAGTGAAGAAATGCATCTGCCAGCTTATTTTTGCCAAAAGCAGGATGCAGCTGAATAGCAATAAATTGAACATCTGGGTTATACacaagatgggggggggggaacaacttGTTTTCTGGCATAGACATTACAGATGCTTAATAGGCCTTTTTGAtgttcctgtgcttcagttttggTTTAAAAGCATGTCTGATGCCTTGCACAGACTGTAGTACATGAACCACTGAATCTCTCAGTTCTGAACCTAGCAGGAACTGTCTGTGCTGTCTGGCTCTTGCTACTCTACTACCTTAAGAGATGGATGCTGTCTCAATGTTATGAGTAGTAGCCAGGATCATGCTTAAAATCCCCCACGtctgtttctgttcctgttaAAGTATGGCTATGGATGAATGAACACTAGAATTGCTGCTCCATGCCT is a window of Mycteria americana isolate JAX WOST 10 ecotype Jacksonville Zoo and Gardens chromosome 13, USCA_MyAme_1.0, whole genome shotgun sequence DNA encoding:
- the LOC142416540 gene encoding serotransferrin-2-like, whose translation is MKTVILIVLIVFPLLSSGKKFRWCTLSDLEQRKCAELSKALTAVLPLATVNSFARISCIRAHNTYDCIDKIRANKADAASLDAGDVYSAVKLYGLTVVAKEIYDQGNCVFAVAIAKRGTLDIQRLRGARSCHNGARWTSGWNIPLGFLLARNYLSWDEAQPLSQVISEYFNASCIPGFGVGVAAPRLCALCQGQKSYVRDKNHFCETSSNEPFYDSEGAFRCLKNGVADVAFLDHLTIMSATESEQQEYELLCPDGTTAELTEYSTCNLGKGPGRGIITRHNFQKITNKFLTMVQRLFGRKGKERARFELFTSASFGGKNLLFRDATQHLQLLEEQLEIAYVLGLDYVALLKGLGHEGSSLDNSVVRWCCISDAELRKCEEWALNIKPYPLVCVQATSMTKCIEMIKSSEADAVTLDATHVYIAGRCGLVPVAAECYGGDCALAAKSTEETGKLIHLKRKALPPVYAVALAKKNAKQINIHNLRGRRSCHSHLYSPGGWLLLSRYTVGAVENDTENCDIGSVYQNYFWKGCMPGADGNLCKVCIGDSEVEGARVSSRCAASHNERYYGNMGALRCLVGNPSGRSFGDVAFLEHSNLLKNIENLDSSGWAKGYTPVDFELLCPDGTRAAVTEWAGCNLGPIPPSTVMTRPVTVTKIYDFLMKSQESLGSKLDSEFHLFQSWKYGESDLLFKDTTQYLFHASHMSYQEILGGSFFQLAESVFNSTPAGILDFCKQDICASSSN